A single Pseudomonas putida DNA region contains:
- a CDS encoding lipid-A-disaccharide synthase N-terminal domain-containing protein: MTRETLWLIVGFAGQVVFTGRFVLQWLYSEFKKRSVIPVGFWYLSMLGSALLLIYAIYREDPVFIIGQSFGLVVYLRNLQLIARHKEQKE, encoded by the coding sequence ATGACCCGCGAAACCCTCTGGCTGATCGTCGGCTTCGCCGGTCAGGTCGTGTTCACCGGCCGCTTCGTCCTGCAGTGGCTGTACAGCGAATTCAAGAAACGCAGCGTGATCCCGGTGGGCTTCTGGTACCTGAGCATGCTCGGCAGCGCCCTGCTGCTGATCTACGCCATCTACCGTGAAGACCCGGTATTCATCATCGGCCAGTCGTTCGGCCTGGTGGTGTACCTGCGCAACCTGCAACTGATTGCCCGCCACAAAGAG